The Stenotrophomonas indicatrix DNA segment CAGGTCTGGTTGAACGGCCAGTGCCTGGACAAGGCCTGCACGCGCACCGAAGTGAAGGTCATCACCATCCAATGAAAGCAGACGGCCCCGCATGCGGGGCCGTTGCAGTTCGGTAGTGCCGGCCGCTGGCCGGCAACCCGGCCAATCAGGCCTTCGGCGTGAGCTTCAGCAGCCGTGCCTTGCTGCCGTCTTCCAGCAGCCACAGCGCGCCGTCCGGGCCCTGTTCCACTTCGCGGATACGCTCGCCCATGTTGAAGCGTTCGGCCTCGCGCGCGCTGTCGCCGTCGAAGGCAACCCGCACCAGCGAGGTGGACGACAGGCCGCCGATGAAGGCGCTGCCCTTCCATTGCGGGAACAGGTTGCCGCTGTAGAACATCAGGCCGGCCGGGGAAATCACCGGGTTCCAGGTCACCTTCGGAGCAGCGAATTCCGGTCGGGTGTCGTGGTCGGGAATCGGACGGCCATCGTAGTGGTCGCCGTTGGACACGATCGGGTAGCCGTAGTTGGCACCGCGCACGATCAGGTTCAGCTCGTCGCCGCCGGCCGGTCCCATTTCCTGCGCCCACAGCTTGCCGTTGGCATCGAAGGCGATGCCCAGCACATTGCGGTGCCCCAGCGACCATACCTGTGCGGCCACACCGCCCTGCGAGGCGAAAGGATTGTCGGCCGGCAGGCTGCCGTCGTCGTTGAGACGGATGATCTTGCCCAGGTTGCCGCTCATGTCCTGCGCCGGGTCGAACTTCTGCCGTTCGCTGGAACTGATCCACAGCTTGCCGTCCGGGCCGAAGGCCAGGCGGTGGCCGTAGTGGCCTTCGCCACTGACCTTCGGCGTCTGCCGCCAGATCACCTTCAGGTCTTTCAGCTGGCCGCCGCCGTTGGCGTCGAGGGCAAGGGTGGCACGGGCCACGGCCGCGCCGCGCGTATCCAGCGTGCCTTCCTCGGCGTAGCTGACGTAGACCAGGTGGTTGCGGGCGAAATCCGGATGCAGGATCACGTCACCGAAACCGCCCTGGCCGCCGTAAGCGACCTTGGGGACACCGGTGATCTCATGCTTCTGGCCACTGGCCAGGTCGAGGTGCTGCAGCTTGCCGCGCTTTTCGGTCACCAGCAGGCTGCCGTCGGGCAGGAAGGTCATCGCCCACGGCTGGTTGAAACGGCTGACCTCGATGGCGGTGAAAGGGCGTTGGTCGTTGGCGGTCGCGGCGGTTGCCGGGGCCTTCTGACCTGTCGCATCAGGACCGGCCGCATTGCAGGCGGTGGTGGCGAGGATCGGCAGCAGGCCGAGTGCGAGCAGCAGGGGTGTGCGGGTCATGGGTATCTCCAGCGGAAGGGGATGCGGATGGCCAGGCTCTCCCTTGTATACCACCGGCGGGGTGACGGTCGTGGCCCGAAGGTCCTGCTACCCCCTGTGCGGCATGGCGCGGATCGTCTAGGGTGTTCTCGCCCGGGCAAAGCATGCCCGCCTGTCTGCCAAGGAACTGCAATGAACGCACCCCTCATCCATCGACCCTCGCCCGCCTTCATCGCCGCCTCGTGGGTGGCCCTGCTGCTGGGCGCGGTGGCCTACCTTGTAGGCCTGTTCAATGCCGAAATGCCGCTGAACGAAAAGGGCTATTACCTGACCCTGCTGCTGTTCGGCCTGTTCGCGGCGGTATCGCTGCAGAAGAGTGTGCGCGACCGCGTCGAGAGCATTCCGGTGAGCGGCCTGTACTACGCACTGTGCTGGTTCGCGCTGCTGTCGGCGCTGTTGCTGCTGCTGGTCGGTCTGTGGAACGCCACCCTGGTGCTGAGCGAAAAGGGCTTCTATGGCATGGCGTTCGCGCTGTCGTTGTTTGGCGCGGTGGCGGTGCAGAAGAATACCCGCGACCTGATTGCCGCGAATGCGGCCGAGCCCAAGCGCGCTTCGTCGATTCCGCCGCTGCCGGAACAGGATTGACGGACAGAGGTAGAGCCGAGCATGTGCTCGGCTCTACAGGACGCTGTTATGCGCTGCGATCCCGGCGCGGGTCCAGGTTGACCGCTTCTTCCCAGCCGCGACGCACGGCCTTGCGCGCCTGCGCCCATTCCAGGCGGCTCTTGCCGCGTTCTTTCGCCCACCGCGTTTCCAGCTCGCCTTCCACCTCCTCGTACGCGCGGATCATGTCCTGCGCGCGCGCGGTGTGGCCGATCTGGTAGGCCGGCTCGTAATCGTCGAAGAACAGCTGGTTGTCGTAGTACGGTTCGCTGGTATAGCGGTCGCGCCAATAGTCCGAAACGGCCTGGCGGGGTGTGCCGTCTTCCGGCACGCGGCCGGGGATCTGGTAATCAGGGCTCATGGGCAGGAGGCTCCGTAGTGACGAAGCCTGATCGTGCCCATTTGCCGGTTAACGCATCGGGCCGGCAGCGTGATCGGCAGGTCAATCGGCGCCGGCGTCCCTGCGCGGCAGCTTGTAGATGACCGCGCCAACAGCGAAGGCGACCAGCGCCGCAGCGATGTTCTGCCAGCTGGCACTGGCGAACAGGGCCACGCACAGCAGCAGGGCCAGCACCGGAATCAACGGGCCACCGGGCAGCTTCAGCGCACCGGGGCGGTCCGCATAGCGCTTGGCCAGCACCAGCACCGCTGCTGCAGTACCGATGTAGGCGAACAGGCGCGTGGTCATCGACAACAGCGCCAGCTGCACGAACGACCCGGACAGCGCCAGGCCAAGGGCGATCAGGCCCTGGCAGAAGATCGCTGCAGCCGGGGTGCGGAAGCGCGGGTGCACCTGCGCCAGCACCTTCGGGCCGTAGCCATCGCGTGCCAGGGCGAACAGGAAGCGCGGGCCCATCATCATCGTGTTGCTGTTGGTGCCGAGGATGGAGATGGTCGCGCCCACGGTGAGGATCAGCGCCAGCGCCTCGCCGCCGAAGCTGGAGGCGGCGTCAGCCAGCGGTGTGGCCGAGCTGGCCAGGCCGGGCAACGTGCCCTGCGCCACGATCTGCACCGCCGCGTAGATCACGGTGACGGTGACGATCATGGTGATCAGTGCGAAGGGAATGTCGCGGCGTGGGTTGCGGTATTCACCGGCTGCGGCCGGGATGTTCTCGAAGCCGGCATAGGCATACAACAGCAACAGCGCTGCCTCGCCCATGCGCTGCAGGTCGTGCGGGTCCGGGCGCTGGCCGGAGAAGGCGAGCTGCGGGTCGATATAGAACGCGCCGATGGCCACGAACAACAGCAGCGGCAGCATCTTGCCGATCACCAGCACGATGCCGGTACGGGCGGCCGAACGGACGCCGATGATGTTCACCCCGGTCAGGAAAGCGAGCGAGACCACGATGATCGCGATGCGGCCCATGCCGGCACCTGCCCATGGCCAGAACCGCGCCACGGCATCGGCCAGCGCATTGCTGAGCGCTGCGGCAGAGCTGATGCGGGTCAGCCAGATCATCCAGCCGATCTCGAAACCGGCAAAGCGGCCGAAGGCTTCGCGCGCGTACAGGTAGCTGCCACCGGGTTCATCGAAATAGCTGGCCGCCTGCGCGTAGCACAGCACCAGCAGGGCGACGACGATGCCGGCGGCGACTACGCCCCACAGGCTGAAGGGCCCGAGCAGGGCGACCGTGGCCGCCGGCAGCAGGTAGATGCCGCTGCCGACCACATCGTTGATCGACAGTCCGACGATCTGCCAGCGGCTGACCGCGCGTTGCAGTTGTGGTTCGTCGGCGGTGCTCAACGTGCGGCTCCTTCAAGCGCGGGCAGTTTCCACTGCGCCTGCAGGCGTTGGTATTCGGCGCGTGGCAACAGCACGAAACGCGGCGTGTCCTGCGGGCGCAGCCAGTCCAGCAATGCCTGCATGCGCGCCTGTGGCATCGCGGTACAGCCAGCGGTGGCCTCGCCGGGCTGGCGCCACAGATGGGCAAAGATGCAGCTGCCCTTGCCGGGCTGGTTATCCGGGTTGTGCGCGATCACGAAGCCTTCCTGGTAACGCACGTCGCCCTTGTTGTGCAGGTCCAGCCGCATCGGTTCGGTGGAGCCGGTGATGGCGGCACTGCCAACCTTCTTTGCATCGACGATGCGGTTGTAGAACGGCGATGCCGGTACGTCCATGCAGTAGCTGGTGCTGCTCATCGGCTGGTAGGTCATCGCCGTTCCGGGCCGGGTGACGGCATAACCGAACGCGCTGCCCAGCGCGAACACACCGGCCGGACTGCGGCCGTCGCCTTCCTGTTTCTGCGGGCCATCGGCCTGGGCAGTATGCAGGCCCAGGCCCCAGGCACTACCGGTGCGGCCCAGCGCCACCGGGAAGGCCTGGCCGTGCTTGCGCCATTGCTTGCCGTCGCGCACGAAGGCCTGCAGCTGCCCCTGCGTGCTGTCCCAGTTTTCGCTGGTGACGACGATCAGTTGGCGAGCCTCATCCAACGGGGCGGCATGGACAGTGACGGCCGCCACGAGCAGCAGCGCGGCGGATGCAAGGCGGGCCAGCAGCAGGTTCATCGGGCGCTCCGGTCAGGAATCCAGCAGATGATCGATCCGTTCCAGGTTCACCGCCAGCTGCTGCTGGCGATCCGGATTGGCGTGGCAGAGGAGCACGAACAGGAAATCGAGCAGGGCGTGCATGGCGCTACGGTACAGCAGCTGCGCCACCTGCGGCGCGCGATCGTGCGCGCATACCACCAGCGCCGCATCGGCGTGCGCGCGCAGGGGATTGGCGGTGTGACGGGTGATCGACACCACCTTGCCGCCCATGTCCTGGAACTGGCGCGACAGCTGCGAAAGCTGCGGCAACTTGCCGAACTCGGAGAACATCAGCAGCACGTCGCCCGGGCGTGCGGCGGACAGGTTGGCCAGCATCAGGATCGGATCGGTATGCGGCACCACCAGCAGGCCGAGCAGCGACAGCCGCATGGCGAATTCGCGTGCGTACAGACCGTCGTCACCCAGGCCGTGGACAAACAGCTTGGGCGCGCCGTCGAGCAGCTGCACGATGCGCTCGATCTCCTCGCGCGGGTTGGCCTGGCGGGTCTCTTCCTCGGCCTGCGCCTTGCTGCGGCGCAGGGCGTCACCCAGGCGCAGGTAGTCATCGTTGATGTCCGGTGCGGCCGGCGCCTGCTGCGGGTCGGCACCGGCGCGGGCGACGTCCTCGCCGATGGAGTACTTCAGGTCCGGGTAGCCCTTGAAGCCGAGCTTCTGGCTGAACTTGACCACGCTGGACTGGCTGATGC contains these protein-coding regions:
- the yiaA gene encoding inner membrane protein YiaA, which gives rise to MNAPLIHRPSPAFIAASWVALLLGAVAYLVGLFNAEMPLNEKGYYLTLLLFGLFAAVSLQKSVRDRVESIPVSGLYYALCWFALLSALLLLLVGLWNATLVLSEKGFYGMAFALSLFGAVAVQKNTRDLIAANAAEPKRASSIPPLPEQD
- a CDS encoding L,D-transpeptidase family protein — its product is MNLLLARLASAALLLVAAVTVHAAPLDEARQLIVVTSENWDSTQGQLQAFVRDGKQWRKHGQAFPVALGRTGSAWGLGLHTAQADGPQKQEGDGRSPAGVFALGSAFGYAVTRPGTAMTYQPMSSTSYCMDVPASPFYNRIVDAKKVGSAAITGSTEPMRLDLHNKGDVRYQEGFVIAHNPDNQPGKGSCIFAHLWRQPGEATAGCTAMPQARMQALLDWLRPQDTPRFVLLPRAEYQRLQAQWKLPALEGAAR
- a CDS encoding PQQ-dependent sugar dehydrogenase — its product is MTRTPLLLALGLLPILATTACNAAGPDATGQKAPATAATANDQRPFTAIEVSRFNQPWAMTFLPDGSLLVTEKRGKLQHLDLASGQKHEITGVPKVAYGGQGGFGDVILHPDFARNHLVYVSYAEEGTLDTRGAAVARATLALDANGGGQLKDLKVIWRQTPKVSGEGHYGHRLAFGPDGKLWISSSERQKFDPAQDMSGNLGKIIRLNDDGSLPADNPFASQGGVAAQVWSLGHRNVLGIAFDANGKLWAQEMGPAGGDELNLIVRGANYGYPIVSNGDHYDGRPIPDHDTRPEFAAPKVTWNPVISPAGLMFYSGNLFPQWKGSAFIGGLSSTSLVRVAFDGDSAREAERFNMGERIREVEQGPDGALWLLEDGSKARLLKLTPKA
- a CDS encoding MurR/RpiR family transcriptional regulator; the protein is MPPLLKIRTERGQMSAIERRIADFILDNAHLLRDYSSQQLASALGISQSSVVKFSQKLGFKGYPDLKYSIGEDVARAGADPQQAPAAPDINDDYLRLGDALRRSKAQAEEETRQANPREEIERIVQLLDGAPKLFVHGLGDDGLYAREFAMRLSLLGLLVVPHTDPILMLANLSAARPGDVLLMFSEFGKLPQLSQLSRQFQDMGGKVVSITRHTANPLRAHADAALVVCAHDRAPQVAQLLYRSAMHALLDFLFVLLCHANPDRQQQLAVNLERIDHLLDS
- a CDS encoding APC family permease; this encodes MSTADEPQLQRAVSRWQIVGLSINDVVGSGIYLLPAATVALLGPFSLWGVVAAGIVVALLVLCYAQAASYFDEPGGSYLYAREAFGRFAGFEIGWMIWLTRISSAAALSNALADAVARFWPWAGAGMGRIAIIVVSLAFLTGVNIIGVRSAARTGIVLVIGKMLPLLLFVAIGAFYIDPQLAFSGQRPDPHDLQRMGEAALLLLYAYAGFENIPAAAGEYRNPRRDIPFALITMIVTVTVIYAAVQIVAQGTLPGLASSATPLADAASSFGGEALALILTVGATISILGTNSNTMMMGPRFLFALARDGYGPKVLAQVHPRFRTPAAAIFCQGLIALGLALSGSFVQLALLSMTTRLFAYIGTAAAVLVLAKRYADRPGALKLPGGPLIPVLALLLCVALFASASWQNIAAALVAFAVGAVIYKLPRRDAGAD